In one Saccharibacillus brassicae genomic region, the following are encoded:
- a CDS encoding histidine phosphatase family protein has translation MRIGLIRHGLTDWNAAGRIQGRSDIPLNDEGRRQAAKLAERLAEDEYAWDFVVSSGLLRAQETAEIIAGRLNLPLLEADPRLAERGFGQVEGMTQAEREARFGADWNLQDVGQEKLEALEERALAFIADLDVKYPDGSVLVVTHGGLLAQVYAALYKGRYTDRIGNLSLTVLEKQGNLWEPLLYNCTRHLSEEPVSDTRRP, from the coding sequence ATGCGTATCGGATTGATCAGACACGGACTTACGGATTGGAACGCGGCGGGCCGCATTCAGGGGCGAAGCGATATTCCGCTGAACGACGAGGGCCGCAGGCAGGCCGCCAAGCTGGCCGAACGCCTGGCCGAAGACGAGTATGCGTGGGACTTCGTCGTCTCAAGCGGCCTGCTGCGTGCGCAGGAGACGGCGGAGATCATTGCGGGCCGGCTGAACCTGCCGCTGCTTGAAGCCGATCCGCGGCTTGCGGAGCGCGGCTTCGGCCAGGTGGAAGGCATGACGCAGGCCGAACGCGAGGCACGCTTCGGGGCCGACTGGAATCTGCAGGACGTCGGGCAGGAGAAGCTGGAAGCGCTCGAAGAGCGCGCGCTGGCTTTTATCGCCGACCTGGACGTCAAGTACCCGGACGGCAGCGTGCTCGTCGTGACGCACGGCGGGCTGCTCGCGCAGGTGTACGCGGCGCTGTACAAAGGGCGCTATACCGACCGGATCGGCAATTTGTCGCTGACGGTGCTGGAGAAGCAGGGCAACCTGTGGGAGCCGCTTCTGTACAACTGCACCCGGCACCTGTCGGAAGAGCCGGTAAGCGATACGCGCCGGCCTTGA
- a CDS encoding RNA polymerase sigma factor: MEDSQLIREIKAGNVELYSVLMRRYQRKILAFTYYMLKGAGLGHLAEDVSSETFYKAFKSLQSFREVEASFSTWLYTIARNTALSELRRNRATNVPLEDGELVTDSSTDAAPEQALLRSEQVGMVRTAIDNLPEKQRAALILREYDQMDYQEIARILGQSISSVKSLLFRARLSIKTQLEPYYYGPVYEEEMYKGMRPNEG; encoded by the coding sequence ATGGAAGATTCCCAGTTGATTCGGGAAATTAAAGCGGGGAATGTCGAACTGTACTCGGTTCTCATGAGGCGCTACCAGCGCAAAATCCTGGCGTTTACGTATTATATGTTAAAGGGCGCGGGTCTCGGCCATCTGGCCGAAGACGTCAGTTCCGAAACTTTTTATAAAGCATTCAAGAGTTTGCAATCGTTCCGGGAAGTGGAAGCTTCTTTCTCGACCTGGCTGTACACGATCGCAAGAAACACCGCTTTGAGCGAACTTCGCCGCAACCGGGCGACGAATGTGCCGCTCGAAGACGGGGAGCTGGTCACCGATTCTTCGACCGACGCGGCTCCCGAACAAGCGCTGCTGCGCAGCGAGCAGGTCGGCATGGTGCGGACGGCGATCGACAATCTGCCGGAGAAACAGCGCGCGGCGCTGATTCTGCGCGAATACGACCAGATGGATTATCAGGAAATCGCCCGCATTTTGGGCCAAAGCATCAGTTCGGTCAAATCGCTGCTGTTCCGTGCCCGGCTCAGTATCAAAACCCAGCTGGAACCGTATTATTACGGGCCGGTATACGAAGAAGAGATGTACAAGGGGATGAGACCCAATGAAGGGTAG
- a CDS encoding immunity protein Imm33 domain-containing protein encodes MQIIRTRTIGSRVFSVKCDKALEAQGEFLLDLFADTESKAGFLQDGMKIQVGWSILFVHQQDESNVTILAPDYASNPFERTTDDLTETLTVQLEQNYVLKLTGAEGEATLFQDTLISSEQGLDAERVYLERTENRSDGVSGWYLGPAEGGQVDAGELRRYYVFQLLSRRPGALKTLALPKGYVAVLNGEDVEAVLDAEDRNVWPSGK; translated from the coding sequence ATGCAGATCATCCGAACCCGAACGATCGGCTCGCGCGTCTTTTCCGTCAAATGCGACAAAGCGCTTGAAGCGCAGGGCGAATTTTTGCTCGATTTGTTCGCGGACACCGAATCCAAAGCGGGCTTTCTTCAAGACGGCATGAAAATCCAGGTCGGCTGGAGCATCCTGTTCGTGCACCAGCAGGATGAGTCGAACGTGACTATCCTCGCGCCGGATTACGCGTCCAATCCGTTCGAGCGCACGACCGACGATCTGACCGAGACGCTGACCGTGCAGCTGGAACAAAATTACGTACTGAAGCTGACCGGAGCCGAAGGCGAAGCGACTCTGTTCCAGGACACGCTGATCTCGTCGGAGCAGGGACTGGACGCGGAGCGGGTCTATCTGGAGCGTACGGAGAACCGGAGTGACGGCGTGTCCGGCTGGTACCTCGGCCCCGCGGAAGGCGGACAGGTCGACGCGGGCGAACTGCGGCGCTATTACGTCTTCCAGCTGCTGAGCCGGCGCCCCGGCGCGCTCAAGACGCTCGCGCTGCCCAAAGGGTACGTCGCCGTCCTGAATGGCGAAGACGTGGAAGCGGTGCTCGACGCGGAAGACCGGAATGTATGGCCGAGCGGTAAATAA
- a CDS encoding DUF4274 domain-containing protein: protein MTNWAEIARTKNVHAVRTAAGELDVNERDERGRTPLMLFMTYKLPPDAVEILLERGAELEIEDKLGETALLKAIKFHQSGAVKLLLKYGARLDSPRGIRSTPWNAAVARGDRALADLLMDTQGAVRLTLMPDEQQALDRMLGEEDPRRLLQAIAESDSPVLLHAFVNGYNWDDGPEPMLAAIDNPACAEITLLDMYDLADGDYWLDLRKEDYADDEEKAAFRKLAERLRARLEAAMPEERS from the coding sequence ATGACCAATTGGGCGGAGATCGCGAGAACCAAAAACGTGCATGCCGTACGCACGGCGGCCGGCGAGCTGGACGTGAACGAGAGAGACGAGCGCGGCCGCACGCCGCTGATGCTGTTTATGACGTACAAGCTGCCGCCGGACGCGGTGGAGATTTTGCTGGAGCGGGGAGCGGAGCTTGAGATCGAAGACAAGCTGGGCGAAACGGCGCTGCTCAAAGCGATCAAGTTTCACCAGTCGGGAGCGGTCAAGCTGCTGCTCAAGTACGGAGCCCGGCTCGATTCGCCGCGGGGCATCCGCTCGACGCCGTGGAACGCGGCCGTGGCGCGCGGAGATCGGGCGCTGGCGGACCTGCTGATGGATACGCAGGGGGCGGTAAGGCTCACGCTCATGCCGGACGAGCAGCAGGCGCTGGACCGGATGCTGGGCGAGGAAGATCCGCGCAGGCTGCTGCAGGCGATCGCGGAGAGCGATTCTCCCGTGCTGCTGCATGCTTTCGTGAACGGCTATAACTGGGACGACGGACCGGAGCCGATGCTGGCCGCGATCGACAATCCGGCCTGCGCCGAAATTACGCTGCTCGACATGTACGATCTGGCGGACGGGGATTACTGGCTGGATCTGCGCAAGGAAGATTACGCGGACGACGAAGAGAAGGCCGCTTTCCGCAAGCTGGCCGAACGTCTGCGCGCCCGGCTGGAAGCGGCGATGCCGGAGGAACGTTCATGA